CCGGATCGAAAAAGCCCCGGCCGCAAGGCCGGGGCTGAAGTTGTCTCGGGGGTTGACCCGACAAGAAGCTTAGAAGAACCCGAGCTTCTTGGCCGAGTAGCTGACCAGCATGTTCTTGGTCTGCTGGTAGTGATCGAGCATCATCTTGTGCGTCTCGCGGCCGATGCCGGACTGCTTGTAGCCGCCGAAGGCCGCATGGGCCGGGTAGGCGTGGTAGCAGTTCGTCCAGACGCGCCCGGCCTGAATCGCCCGGCCGAAGCGGTACGCGCGGGTCCCGTCGCGGGTCCAGACACCGGCGCCGAGGCCGTAGAGGGTGTCGTTGGCGATGGAGAGCGCCTCGGCGTCGTCCTTGAAGGTCGTCACGGACAGGACCGGTCCGAAGATCTCCTCTTGGAAGATGCGCATCTTGTTGTGGCCGCGGAAGACGGTCGGCTTCACGTAGAAGCCCTCGGCGAACTCGCCGTCCTTGACGTTGCGCTCGCCGCCGGTGAGCAGTTGCGCGCCCTCCTGCCGGCCGATGTCGATGTAGGAGAGGATCTTCTCCATCTGCTCGCCCGAGGCCTGGGCGCCGATCATGGTGGCCGGGTCCAGCGGCGAACCCTGCGTGATCGCCTCGACGCGCTTCACCGCCCGCTCCATGAAGCGGTCGTAGATCGACTCATGCACCAGCGCCCGGCTCGGGCAGGTGCAGACTTCGCCCTGATTGAGGGCGAACATCGTGAAGCCCTCGAGGGCCTTGTCGAGGAAGTCGTCGTCCTCGTTCGCCACGTCGGCGAAGAAGATGTTCGGCGACTTGCCGCCGAGCTCGAGCGTCACCGGGATCAGGTTCTGCGACGCGTACTGCATGATGAGGCGGCCGGTGGTCGTCTCACCCGTGAAGGCGATCTTGGCGATCCGCGGCGACGAGGCGAGCGGCTTGCCGGCCTCGAGCCCGAAGCCGTTGATCACGTTGAGCACGCCCGGCGGCAGCAGGTCGCCGATGATCTCCATCAGAACCAGCACGGAGGCCGGGGTCTGCTCGGCGGGCTTGAGGACCACGCAGTTGCCGGCGGCGAGAGCCGGGGCGAGCTTCCACACCGCCATCAGGATCGGGAAGTTCCACGGAATGATCTGACCGACCACGCCCAGCGGCTCGTGGAAATGGTAGGCGACCGTGTCGTGGTCGATCTCGGAGATCGAGCCTTCCTGCGCCCGCACGCAGCCGGCGAAGTAGCGGAAATGGTCGATGGCGAGCGGGATGTCGGCGTGGGTCGTCTCGCGGATCGGCTTGCCGTTGTCCCAGGTCTCGGCCAGGGCGATCAGATCGAGGTTCTCCTCCATCCGGTCGGCCATCTTGAGGAGGATCCGGGCGCGCTCGGCCGGCGCCGTGCGGCCCCAGGCCTCCTTGGCGGCGTGGGCGGCGTCGAGGGCCTTCTCGACATCCTGGGCATCGGAGCGGGCGACCTCGCAGATGACCTTGCCGGTGATCGGCGAGGTGTTCTCGAAGTAGCGGCCGGCCGCGGGGGCGACCCACTGGCCGCCGATGAAGTTCTCGTAGCGGGCCGAGAAGGGCGACTTGACCTTGGCGTCGCCGAGGAATTCCGGCTTGTTCATCGCTGTGTTCCCTCCGTGGGCCCCGGCCTCGCGAACCGCGGCTCTTGGGCTTAAGCTGGCGCTCGGGCGACCGATCTCAGGGCCGCGTCCGGTTCAACTATGGTCGCAGCCAATGGCTTTTGGCGCGCCGAATCAAGATGGACTTTTGGCCAGTGCGCGAGTGAGGCGATCCTACGCCCTTCCGGCCAGCGCCGCGAGGGGGGCGATCCGGCGGCTCCGGCGCCACCATTCGACCGCTGACCGGAGCGGCGCGCGATCAGACGACCCGTCGGGAAGGCCTGCACCCATGGGGCGCCAGAGACGGCGTCGCGCGGAAGC
The sequence above is drawn from the Methylobacterium mesophilicum SR1.6/6 genome and encodes:
- the adh gene encoding aldehyde dehydrogenase, producing the protein MNKPEFLGDAKVKSPFSARYENFIGGQWVAPAAGRYFENTSPITGKVICEVARSDAQDVEKALDAAHAAKEAWGRTAPAERARILLKMADRMEENLDLIALAETWDNGKPIRETTHADIPLAIDHFRYFAGCVRAQEGSISEIDHDTVAYHFHEPLGVVGQIIPWNFPILMAVWKLAPALAAGNCVVLKPAEQTPASVLVLMEIIGDLLPPGVLNVINGFGLEAGKPLASSPRIAKIAFTGETTTGRLIMQYASQNLIPVTLELGGKSPNIFFADVANEDDDFLDKALEGFTMFALNQGEVCTCPSRALVHESIYDRFMERAVKRVEAITQGSPLDPATMIGAQASGEQMEKILSYIDIGRQEGAQLLTGGERNVKDGEFAEGFYVKPTVFRGHNKMRIFQEEIFGPVLSVTTFKDDAEALSIANDTLYGLGAGVWTRDGTRAYRFGRAIQAGRVWTNCYHAYPAHAAFGGYKQSGIGRETHKMMLDHYQQTKNMLVSYSAKKLGFF